Proteins encoded together in one Chitinophaga varians window:
- a CDS encoding T9SS C-terminal target domain-containing protein, with the protein MNKKPLAVTLVSAATVLGMLLGTSCKKDNNVVNNDRAVVAGGPSGASGTCGDSTITGVITANITLKSCKIYKLDGLVYVANNAVVTVEPGTVIKGIKGIPPSGTNPGTPGGGLIVTRGAKLIADGTASDPIIFTSNEAAPQSGDWGGVVVLGNAPTNHTAAVTVEGITGTPPADATYGGPANNIPTDNSGILRYVRIEYAGYELAPDNELNGLTLAGVGSGTILDYVEVYKSKDDAFEFFGGTVNASHLLAIDALDDMFDTDNGYSGTITYALGVSDPNRADKSQSNGFESDNNANGDPFTPYTHPTYNYITIIGQPTAAAASITNGLPSGTGKYGRAAHLRRNAEFAINNSIFLGFNYGISLDTQKPASGANTKTKYDAGTSTLTNNYVHAYLLPYSTEINFTSFTAFTPVGTTNKGYTTTDPNFNIKLNAPFGSTRAINNYIPGTLSPAKAAGAFPTGNTTWANGWTIL; encoded by the coding sequence ATGAACAAAAAACCCTTAGCGGTAACCCTCGTGTCTGCAGCGACTGTGCTCGGCATGCTGTTAGGTACATCCTGCAAAAAAGACAACAACGTAGTAAACAATGACCGCGCAGTAGTAGCCGGTGGTCCTTCCGGCGCTTCCGGTACTTGTGGCGACAGCACCATCACTGGTGTGATCACTGCTAATATCACCCTGAAAAGCTGCAAAATTTACAAACTGGATGGTCTGGTATATGTAGCTAACAACGCTGTAGTAACTGTTGAACCCGGAACCGTGATCAAAGGTATCAAAGGTATTCCTCCGAGCGGCACTAATCCTGGTACTCCGGGTGGTGGCCTGATCGTTACCCGCGGTGCGAAACTGATTGCTGACGGTACAGCTTCTGATCCGATCATCTTTACTTCCAATGAAGCCGCTCCTCAGTCAGGTGATTGGGGTGGCGTGGTAGTGCTGGGGAATGCACCAACCAACCACACTGCTGCAGTAACTGTAGAAGGTATCACTGGCACTCCTCCTGCTGATGCTACTTACGGTGGCCCGGCCAACAACATTCCTACAGACAACTCCGGTATTCTGCGTTATGTAAGAATTGAGTACGCTGGTTATGAGCTGGCTCCGGACAATGAGCTGAACGGTCTTACACTGGCTGGTGTTGGTAGCGGCACTATCCTCGATTACGTTGAAGTGTACAAATCCAAAGATGACGCTTTCGAATTCTTTGGTGGTACTGTAAACGCTTCTCACCTGCTGGCTATCGATGCGCTGGATGATATGTTTGATACTGACAACGGTTATTCCGGTACTATCACTTACGCACTGGGCGTATCTGATCCTAACCGCGCTGACAAGAGCCAGTCTAACGGCTTCGAAAGTGACAACAACGCTAACGGTGATCCGTTTACTCCTTACACCCATCCTACTTACAACTACATCACTATCATCGGCCAGCCTACTGCAGCTGCTGCATCCATTACTAACGGTCTGCCTTCCGGTACCGGTAAATATGGCCGCGCTGCTCATTTGAGAAGAAATGCTGAGTTTGCGATCAATAACTCTATCTTCCTGGGCTTCAACTACGGTATCTCCCTGGATACGCAGAAACCTGCTTCCGGTGCTAATACCAAAACCAAGTATGATGCGGGTACTTCTACGCTGACTAACAACTACGTACATGCGTATCTGTTACCTTACTCTACTGAGATCAACTTTACCTCCTTTACTGCATTTACTCCTGTGGGTACTACCAATAAAGGTTACACTACTACTGACCCGAACTTCAACATCAAGTTGAACGCTCCGTTCGGCAGCACACGTGCAATCAACAACTACATTCCTGGTACCCTGTCTCCTGCTAAAGCTGCTGGTGCTTTCCCTACCGGAAACACTACCTGGGCTAACGGCTGGACTATTCTGTAA